A stretch of Saccharothrix texasensis DNA encodes these proteins:
- a CDS encoding glycosyltransferase translates to MTRYGDELAVVTVTYSPGETLDTFLSTLSAATTRPVSVVLADNGSTDGVPERAAAEHPHVTFVPTGGNLGYGGGANRGVASLPSSVGWVVIANPDLSWGVGSLDKLLEAAKRWPRGGAFGPLIREPSGAVYPSARLLPSMGRGLGHALFAVVWPANPWSREYRQAAATPEERTAGWLSGSCLLMRREAFDSVDGFDPRYFMYFEDVDLGDRLGRAGWLNVYVPEADVVHIGGHSTKRASKRMLAAHHSSAYRYLADRHRGPLWAPVMLAVRLGLSLRLRLMTR, encoded by the coding sequence GTGACGCGTTACGGAGACGAGCTGGCGGTGGTGACCGTCACCTACTCGCCCGGTGAAACCCTGGACACCTTCCTGTCCACGTTGTCGGCGGCGACCACGCGGCCGGTGTCGGTGGTGCTGGCGGACAACGGGTCCACCGACGGCGTGCCCGAACGCGCCGCCGCCGAGCACCCGCACGTGACGTTCGTGCCGACCGGGGGCAACCTCGGCTACGGCGGCGGCGCCAACCGCGGCGTCGCCTCGCTGCCGTCGTCGGTCGGGTGGGTGGTGATCGCCAACCCGGACCTGTCCTGGGGTGTCGGGAGCCTCGACAAGCTGCTGGAAGCCGCCAAGCGGTGGCCTCGCGGCGGGGCGTTCGGGCCGTTGATCCGGGAGCCGTCCGGCGCGGTGTACCCGTCGGCGCGGCTGCTGCCGTCGATGGGCCGGGGCCTGGGGCACGCGCTGTTCGCGGTCGTGTGGCCGGCCAACCCGTGGTCGCGCGAGTACCGGCAGGCGGCGGCCACGCCGGAGGAGCGGACGGCCGGCTGGCTGTCCGGCTCGTGCCTGCTGATGCGCCGGGAGGCGTTCGACTCGGTCGACGGCTTCGACCCCCGGTACTTCATGTACTTCGAGGACGTGGACCTCGGCGACCGCCTCGGCCGCGCGGGCTGGCTGAACGTGTACGTGCCGGAGGCGGACGTCGTGCACATCGGCGGCCACTCGACCAAGCGCGCGTCGAAGCGCATGCTCGCCGCCCACCACTCCAGCGCCTACCGCTACCTCGCCGACCGCCACCGGGGCCCGCTGTGGGCGCCCGTGATGCTCGCCGTGCGCCTGGGCCTGTCCCTGCGCCTGCGCCTGATGACCCGCTGA
- a CDS encoding DUF4396 domain-containing protein yields the protein MKTSWSTAVSATLHCLTGCAIGEVLGMVIGTAIGLPGWGTVVLAVALAFVFGYALTLRGVLKTGLAFGAALKVALAADTASIAVMEVVDNAVMLLVPGAMEAGLAGLLFWGALAFSLAVAFVLTVPVNRWLISRGKGHAVVHHAHHH from the coding sequence ATGAAGACATCCTGGTCGACGGCGGTGTCGGCGACGCTGCACTGCCTCACCGGCTGTGCCATCGGCGAAGTGCTCGGCATGGTGATCGGCACCGCGATCGGGCTGCCCGGCTGGGGCACCGTCGTGCTCGCCGTGGCGCTCGCGTTCGTCTTCGGCTACGCCCTGACCCTGCGGGGCGTGCTGAAGACCGGTCTGGCCTTCGGCGCGGCGCTGAAGGTGGCGCTGGCGGCGGACACCGCGTCCATCGCGGTGATGGAGGTCGTCGACAACGCGGTCATGCTGCTGGTGCCGGGCGCGATGGAGGCGGGCCTGGCCGGCCTGCTGTTCTGGGGCGCGCTGGCGTTCTCGTTGGCGGTGGCGTTCGTGCTGACCGTGCCGGTGAACCGGTGGCTCATCTCGCGCGGCAAGGGACACGCCGTCGTGCACCACGCGCACCACCACTAG